A stretch of Kaistella flava (ex Peng et al. 2021) DNA encodes these proteins:
- a CDS encoding FISUMP domain-containing protein has product MNTKLYQIKLALIFSLTILFNSNLCSQTPEKMSYQAVVRNSDNSLVANAQVGMKISILAGSATGAVVYTETKTATTNGNGLVSLEIGDGSNFNGINWSNGTYFIKTETDPAGGANYTITGTSQLLSVPYALHAKTASSVPNGTKTGDMQYWNGAKWSVVPAGNEGDVLTFKNNMPKWVGESTGGISTVVNPITGKVWMDRNLGASQVATSSTDAAAFGDLYQWGRGTDGHESRLSVVTTSVSSSDSPDNGNFIANPATPFDWRVPQNSNLWNGAANVNNPCPSGFRLPTESEWEQERATWTTNNAAGAFGSPLKLTVGGMRSFADGEFSGVGINGNYWASTLSNESGGIYSRFLYFKSTGYVISSHRATANSVRCIKE; this is encoded by the coding sequence ATGAATACAAAACTTTACCAAATAAAATTAGCCTTAATATTTTCTTTAACCATTCTCTTCAATTCTAATTTATGCTCACAAACTCCTGAAAAAATGAGTTATCAAGCTGTGGTTAGAAACAGCGATAATTCCTTAGTAGCCAACGCTCAGGTTGGAATGAAAATCAGCATTTTGGCTGGATCTGCAACGGGAGCCGTGGTTTACACTGAAACAAAAACAGCTACCACTAATGGCAATGGATTAGTAAGTCTTGAAATTGGCGATGGATCTAACTTTAATGGAATTAACTGGTCCAATGGTACTTATTTTATTAAAACAGAAACCGATCCGGCAGGAGGAGCAAACTACACAATTACAGGAACTAGTCAGCTGCTTAGTGTGCCCTATGCTTTGCACGCGAAAACCGCATCTTCTGTACCAAATGGGACAAAAACTGGAGATATGCAATATTGGAATGGTGCCAAATGGTCGGTTGTACCGGCGGGAAATGAAGGTGATGTTTTGACATTTAAAAATAACATGCCTAAATGGGTTGGTGAATCAACAGGCGGAATTAGTACCGTTGTGAATCCTATTACTGGTAAAGTATGGATGGATCGGAATTTAGGAGCTTCACAAGTTGCGACTTCAAGTACAGACGCTGCTGCCTTTGGTGATTTGTACCAATGGGGAAGAGGAACCGATGGTCATGAAAGCAGACTCTCAGTAGTAACTACTTCTGTCAGCAGTTCCGACAGTCCTGATAATGGAAATTTTATCGCAAATCCTGCAACTCCTTTTGACTGGAGAGTTCCACAGAACAGTAATTTATGGAATGGTGCGGCGAATGTAAATAATCCTTGTCCGAGTGGTTTTCGATTGCCAACAGAATCTGAGTGGGAACAGGAAAGAGCTACTTGGACTACTAATAATGCTGCAGGAGCTTTTGGCTCTCCTCTAAAATTAACGGTAGGTGGAATGAGATCGTTTGCCGATGGTGAATTTTCCGGAGTAGGGATTAACGGTAATTATTGGGCAAGTACACTCTCTAACGAAAGTGGTGGTATTTATTCCCGTTTTTTATATTTTAAAAGTACGGGTTACGTTATCAGCAGTCACCGTGCCACAGCAAATAGTGTACGTTGTATTAAGGAGTAA
- a CDS encoding IS4 family transposase, with protein sequence MLIVNPILNSLIGFSSVQIYNRTWGQPDKKERKYNQIDIEEKESYRWIKSSIETKELLPENVKVTIIGDRENDIYEDFDRVPDERTNLLIRSRCDRNIVGEHKKLYNLLDNTIVAGSVEVEITGQKNRKKRTALIDVKFTKAKICAPTRLNVSQKNIEIYVIEATENPSTIPTNEVGISWKLLTTHKIENLEKAIECINWYKKRWLIEELFRVIKTKGFEIESSQLGDGFKLKKLLAMTLEVALQVMRLKLSLNEVNQKQDNLFNSNEIKFLEKVNRKIEGQTQKQKNPYNEQTLAWITWIIARIGGWTGYKSQGPPGYITIKNGLDRYHQQYEGFLMFSDD encoded by the coding sequence ATGCTTATTGTAAACCCGATTTTAAACTCGCTAATTGGTTTTTCATCAGTTCAGATTTATAATCGTACTTGGGGACAACCAGATAAAAAAGAACGAAAGTACAACCAGATAGATATTGAAGAAAAGGAATCCTATCGATGGATTAAGTCCTCTATTGAAACAAAAGAATTACTCCCTGAGAATGTTAAAGTTACTATTATTGGAGATCGCGAGAATGATATTTATGAAGACTTTGATCGGGTTCCCGATGAAAGAACCAATCTGCTAATTCGCTCTAGATGTGATAGAAACATAGTTGGAGAACATAAAAAGCTCTACAATTTACTTGATAACACTATTGTTGCAGGAAGTGTGGAAGTTGAGATTACCGGACAAAAGAATCGAAAAAAACGAACAGCTTTAATAGATGTGAAATTTACAAAAGCTAAAATTTGTGCACCAACCAGATTAAACGTTTCTCAAAAAAATATTGAAATTTATGTAATTGAAGCAACTGAAAATCCATCAACGATTCCGACCAATGAAGTTGGGATTTCTTGGAAGTTACTAACGACACATAAAATTGAGAATTTAGAAAAAGCCATCGAATGCATTAATTGGTATAAGAAACGTTGGTTAATCGAGGAACTTTTTAGAGTTATTAAAACGAAAGGATTTGAAATCGAATCAAGTCAGCTTGGAGATGGTTTTAAACTCAAAAAATTACTTGCCATGACATTAGAAGTTGCTCTGCAAGTTATGCGTCTAAAGCTATCATTAAATGAAGTGAATCAAAAACAAGACAATCTATTTAATAGCAATGAAATCAAGTTTTTAGAGAAAGTGAATAGAAAAATAGAAGGGCAAACTCAAAAACAAAAAAATCCATACAACGAACAAACGCTAGCTTGGATCACGTGGATAATTGCTCGTATCGGTGGTTGGACAGGATACAAATCGCAAGGTCCTCCAGGTTATATAACAATAAAAAATGGGTTAGATAGATATCACCAACAATATGAAGGTTTTTTAATGTTTTCTGATGATTAG
- the radA gene encoding DNA repair protein RadA, with protein MAKVKTAYICQNCGTNYPQWLGQCKNCGEWNTLVEEIVTKSTTKSFSERSKQHIINIIEVETNEEQRFSTPSEELNRVLGGGIVLGSVTLIGGEPGIGKSTLLLQLALKMKKKILYVSGEESASQIKMRADRLTELQNPNCFLFTETSVEKILHEAKKLAPDFMIIDSIQTLQSQTIESSPGTVSQIRECSNEIIKFSKETNTPTFLVGHITKDGQIAGPKVLEHMVDVVLNFDGDRNHLFRLLRASKNRFGSTAEIGIYEMVSQGLKEIKNPSEILITKKFEELSGNSVAVTLEGNRPMLIEIQALVSSAVYGTPQRSCTGFDSKRLNMLLAVLEKRAGFQLGAKDVFLNITGGIKTGDPALDLAVVASILSSNEDIAISEHFCFAGEIGLSGEIRPIPQIEQRISEAEKLGYEKIFVSNLNKIPKKKSGIVIVEVSKIEDFHECLF; from the coding sequence ATGGCAAAAGTGAAAACAGCATATATCTGTCAGAATTGCGGAACAAATTATCCGCAATGGTTGGGACAGTGCAAGAATTGTGGCGAGTGGAATACTTTGGTGGAGGAGATTGTAACGAAATCGACCACGAAAAGTTTTTCCGAAAGATCGAAGCAGCATATTATTAATATTATCGAAGTTGAAACCAATGAAGAACAAAGATTTTCAACACCTTCTGAAGAACTCAATCGCGTTCTCGGTGGTGGAATTGTTTTAGGTTCTGTGACTTTAATTGGTGGAGAACCGGGAATTGGGAAATCGACTTTGTTGTTGCAGCTCGCTTTGAAAATGAAGAAGAAAATTCTTTATGTTTCAGGTGAGGAAAGTGCTTCGCAAATTAAAATGCGTGCTGACCGATTGACGGAACTTCAAAATCCGAACTGTTTTCTTTTTACTGAAACTTCCGTGGAAAAGATTTTACACGAAGCTAAAAAGCTGGCGCCGGATTTTATGATTATTGATTCGATTCAAACGCTTCAAAGTCAAACCATCGAAAGTTCACCCGGAACAGTTTCTCAGATTAGAGAATGTTCAAATGAAATTATTAAATTTTCAAAAGAAACGAATACGCCGACTTTCCTGGTTGGTCACATTACAAAAGACGGACAAATCGCTGGTCCGAAAGTTTTGGAACACATGGTCGATGTCGTTTTGAATTTTGATGGCGACCGAAATCATTTGTTCAGATTGTTACGAGCGAGTAAAAACCGTTTTGGTTCCACCGCAGAAATCGGAATTTACGAAATGGTTTCGCAAGGTTTGAAAGAGATAAAAAATCCTTCAGAAATATTAATCACCAAGAAATTCGAGGAACTTTCTGGGAATTCTGTCGCTGTAACTTTGGAGGGAAACCGGCCGATGTTGATTGAAATTCAGGCTTTGGTAAGTTCCGCAGTTTATGGAACTCCGCAAAGAAGTTGCACCGGTTTTGATTCAAAAAGATTAAATATGCTTTTGGCAGTTTTAGAAAAAAGAGCTGGTTTTCAATTAGGCGCAAAAGATGTTTTCCTGAATATTACAGGCGGAATAAAAACGGGAGATCCGGCTTTGGATTTAGCGGTTGTGGCGTCAATTCTTTCTTCCAATGAAGATATTGCGATTTCTGAACATTTCTGTTTTGCTGGAGAAATAGGATTGAGCGGAGAAATTCGGCCGATTCCTCAGATTGAACAAAGAATTTCTGAAGCGGAGAAATTAGGTTACGAAAAGATATTTGTGTCGAACTTAAATAAAATTCCTAAGAAAAAAAGCGGAATTGTAATTGTGGAAGTGAGTAAGATTGAGGATTTTCATGAGTGCTTGTTTTGA
- a CDS encoding T9SS type A sorting domain-containing protein, protein MKYTQLKRCAILIFGLGISGLKAQQSVNATGGNAAGSGGSLSYSVGQMFYTSSSGDSGSIAQGVQQPFEISVLGVGDSAMLDITIVAYPNPTADQLTLLIKDFDLSDLSFQLFDMQGKMIRKQIIKTNRTQISMNSLPVATYFVKINQGSKHLKTFKIIKK, encoded by the coding sequence ATGAAGTACACCCAGTTAAAAAGATGTGCAATACTGATTTTTGGACTTGGAATTTCGGGGCTAAAAGCACAGCAAAGTGTTAATGCGACAGGCGGAAATGCTGCCGGCAGCGGAGGGTCGCTAAGTTATTCCGTGGGTCAAATGTTTTATACGTCAAGCTCAGGAGATTCTGGTTCTATTGCACAAGGAGTGCAGCAGCCTTTCGAAATTTCGGTACTGGGCGTTGGAGATTCTGCAATGTTGGATATTACAATAGTTGCTTATCCTAATCCTACCGCTGACCAGTTAACCTTATTAATCAAGGATTTTGATCTTTCAGATTTAAGCTTTCAACTTTTTGATATGCAGGGTAAAATGATTCGTAAGCAAATCATTAAAACCAACAGAACTCAAATTTCGATGAACAGTCTGCCTGTGGCTACTTATTTCGTAAAAATTAATCAGGGTTCGAAGCATCTAAAAACTTTTAAAATCATCAAAAAATAA
- a CDS encoding HupE/UreJ family protein has translation MTDFLFYLKLGWDHIISWDALDHQLFILVLVAVYFYKDWRKILILITAFTIGHSVTLALSVLDVIRLPSNLVETLIPITIILTALDNILFRENQKKLMRINYFLALFFGLIHGMGFANTARMTMASEQNIAAPLLGFNIGLELGQITVVLIVMGLLYLLSKYLKFQQKYWIIGISVIAILLSGQMVFERI, from the coding sequence ATGACGGATTTCTTATTCTACCTAAAACTCGGTTGGGACCATATTATTTCTTGGGATGCCCTTGATCATCAATTGTTTATTTTGGTTTTAGTGGCCGTTTATTTCTACAAAGACTGGCGCAAAATCCTCATTTTAATCACGGCCTTTACCATCGGACATTCCGTTACCTTGGCTCTGAGCGTGCTTGATGTGATCCGGCTTCCTTCTAATTTGGTGGAAACTTTAATTCCGATTACCATTATTCTTACTGCGCTCGATAATATTTTATTCCGTGAAAATCAAAAAAAACTCATGCGGATTAATTACTTTCTAGCCTTATTTTTTGGACTTATTCATGGGATGGGATTTGCAAATACAGCTCGAATGACGATGGCTTCTGAACAAAATATTGCAGCACCACTTTTAGGCTTTAACATCGGTTTAGAATTAGGGCAAATTACAGTAGTGTTGATTGTAATGGGTTTGTTGTATCTGCTTTCAAAATATTTGAAATTCCAGCAAAAATACTGGATTATCGGGATTTCGGTCATCGCAATTCTACTTTCCGGACAAATGGTTTTCGAGCGCATTTAA
- a CDS encoding CTP synthase: MSKKNTKYIFVTGGVTSSLGKGIVSASLGLLLKSRGFNVTIQKLDPYINIDPGTLNPYEHGECYVTEDGAETDLDLGHYERFLNSNTSQNNNVTTGKIYQTVIEKERKGDFLGKTVQVIPHITNEIKRRIKMLAKQNYDIIITEIGGTVGDIESLPYIESVRQLKWELGEHNSMVIHLTLLPYLASSGELKTKPSQHSVRQLMESGIQADVLVCRTEHIIPKEQRTKLAQFCNVALENVIECKDLETIYEVPLYLQKQDFDDVVLKTLNLKSDKQADLKDWKSFLKKYKNPKRKVEIALVGKYVSLQDSYKSIAEAFIHAGADLETEVKVRWVYSGDIDTGNVAETFAGIDGMLIAPGFGDRGIEGKIEAAKYARENNIPLLGICLGMQIMTIEFARNVLGYKKANSMEFDTSTPEPVISLMEDQKNVVEKGGTMRLGAWKCTLKTGSKLNEIYGTKNISERHRHRYEFNSEYRDEFEKSGLVPTGFNPETDLVETLELKDHPFYIGVQYHPEYKSTVASPHPLFKALIKASTKK, from the coding sequence ATGAGTAAAAAGAACACGAAATACATCTTCGTAACCGGCGGTGTAACTTCATCTTTAGGCAAAGGAATTGTCTCGGCGTCACTTGGCTTACTGCTAAAATCGAGAGGATTCAATGTCACCATCCAAAAACTTGACCCTTATATTAATATCGACCCGGGAACGCTAAATCCTTATGAGCACGGCGAATGCTATGTGACTGAAGATGGCGCGGAAACCGATTTGGATCTTGGACATTACGAAAGATTCCTGAATTCTAATACTTCCCAAAACAATAATGTAACGACTGGTAAAATCTACCAAACCGTTATTGAGAAAGAAAGAAAAGGAGATTTCTTAGGGAAAACTGTACAGGTTATTCCGCACATTACAAACGAAATTAAGCGTCGCATAAAAATGCTGGCCAAACAAAACTACGATATCATCATCACCGAAATTGGTGGAACCGTTGGCGACATCGAATCGCTTCCTTATATAGAGAGTGTTCGTCAGTTGAAATGGGAATTGGGTGAACATAATTCGATGGTGATTCATTTGACTTTGTTGCCGTATTTGGCGTCTAGCGGTGAATTGAAAACGAAACCTTCTCAACATTCTGTTCGTCAATTGATGGAATCCGGAATTCAAGCTGATGTTTTGGTTTGTAGAACGGAACATATTATTCCGAAAGAACAAAGAACAAAGTTGGCGCAGTTCTGTAACGTTGCTTTAGAAAACGTAATCGAATGTAAAGATTTGGAAACGATTTATGAAGTTCCTCTTTATTTGCAGAAACAGGATTTTGACGATGTTGTTTTAAAAACGCTGAATCTAAAATCTGACAAACAAGCTGATTTAAAAGACTGGAAAAGCTTCCTTAAAAAATATAAAAACCCGAAGAGAAAAGTAGAAATTGCTTTAGTTGGGAAATATGTTTCTCTACAAGATTCTTACAAATCAATTGCCGAAGCGTTTATTCATGCTGGTGCTGATTTGGAAACTGAAGTGAAAGTAAGATGGGTTTACAGTGGTGATATCGACACTGGAAATGTTGCAGAAACATTTGCCGGAATCGATGGAATGCTGATTGCTCCAGGATTTGGAGATCGCGGAATTGAAGGGAAAATCGAAGCTGCAAAATATGCCAGAGAAAATAATATTCCACTTTTAGGAATTTGTTTGGGAATGCAGATTATGACGATTGAGTTCGCTAGAAATGTTTTAGGTTACAAAAAAGCCAACTCAATGGAATTCGATACTTCGACGCCGGAACCTGTAATTTCTTTAATGGAAGACCAGAAAAATGTTGTTGAAAAAGGGGGAACAATGAGATTGGGTGCCTGGAAATGCACTTTGAAAACCGGTTCTAAACTGAATGAGATTTATGGAACTAAAAATATTTCAGAAAGACACCGTCACCGTTATGAATTCAATTCGGAATACAGAGATGAATTTGAGAAAAGCGGTTTGGTTCCAACTGGTTTTAATCCTGAAACCGATTTGGTAGAAACACTGGAATTGAAAGATCATCCTTTCTATATCGGAGTTCAGTATCACCCGGAATATAAAAGTACGGTTGCTTCACCACATCCTTTATTTAAGGCATTGATTAAAGCTTCTACTAAAAAATAA
- a CDS encoding DUF6702 family protein, with product MMLKKILFLFSICLFLWSPAKEVHPYHVGSVEFNYNSKSKTFEITGKFFLDDLENALKEKYGTVVHFNDPKYQAQINDLLKQYCNEYLKLKADNKFLKISYVGFEEDSEAVNIFLESEVVNPPKKVETAVSLLYNLYDDQMNIIHIIVNGKRQSEKLNYPNRYLYKTF from the coding sequence ATGATGCTTAAAAAAATTCTGTTTCTTTTCTCAATTTGTTTATTCCTTTGGTCTCCTGCAAAAGAAGTTCACCCTTATCACGTCGGTTCGGTAGAATTTAATTATAATTCAAAATCAAAAACGTTTGAAATTACGGGGAAGTTTTTTCTGGATGATTTGGAAAATGCGCTGAAAGAAAAATATGGAACTGTAGTTCATTTTAATGACCCGAAATATCAGGCGCAAATCAACGACCTTTTAAAGCAATATTGCAATGAATATTTGAAATTGAAAGCTGACAATAAGTTTTTAAAAATCAGTTATGTCGGTTTTGAAGAAGACAGTGAAGCTGTCAATATCTTCCTTGAATCAGAAGTTGTCAATCCACCAAAAAAAGTAGAAACTGCGGTAAGCTTACTTTATAATTTATATGATGATCAAATGAATATTATCCACATCATCGTTAATGGAAAACGTCAAAGCGAAAAGCTAAATTATCCAAATCGATATTTATACAAGACTTTTTAA
- the yidC gene encoding membrane protein insertase YidC, producing the protein MQQNNGLDKNQLIIFALFSMIIIGAMFYFQNKQASEQKLKEATNKTEVAQTAPTNVTKPAIATNLNDSVKTTSIQQVELKNKELTLEISTLGGQLSTVELNQYKAYNKKTDANDKKLLLFDKNNSSYGFQFKDKSGKTFNTKDLVFAPTQNGNSVTMQANVNGAVIQFIYTLLDKYTVDFNVKTQNLAQLVSDNKAEFVWDLSARQMEKGRSQEQTHTEFNYTFNDYKSFDYDGRTTMEEPKETLNWLAIKQQFFSMVIEPQHGFKNSHGSQDTINEGEFVKKFNFNGQVDLAGGEMNEDFKWYFMPLDLPLLKSYNKNFDELLPLGWSFIGTLNRWFFIPMYNLISSWGLAAGWVIFLMTIIVKIILSPVMFKQHKLSAMMKVIRPEIDAVNEKYKGADAMKKQQETMAVYKKAGVNQMAGCLPGLIQVPIFYALFRFFPNMIDLRGKSFWFAKDLTAYDDVIKLPFSVPLLGDHLSIFAIACTVVILIYTVMTAGNIQQPTQEGMPNMKVIMYIFPITFLFFLNTSASGLSWYYFVSNAINILIILVIKYWILDEKKIHAQIQMNKQKDPKKEGKFQKRMREMMEKAQEQQKAQQQQGGKKK; encoded by the coding sequence ATGCAGCAAAATAACGGTTTAGATAAAAATCAGTTGATCATTTTCGCACTATTTTCAATGATTATTATAGGCGCCATGTTTTACTTTCAAAACAAGCAAGCCTCTGAACAAAAATTAAAAGAAGCCACCAACAAAACTGAGGTTGCGCAAACAGCACCGACCAATGTTACAAAACCGGCAATTGCAACCAACTTAAACGACAGTGTAAAAACAACGTCAATACAGCAAGTTGAACTAAAGAACAAGGAATTAACTTTAGAAATCTCAACTTTGGGTGGTCAACTTTCTACGGTTGAATTAAACCAGTATAAAGCGTACAATAAAAAAACCGACGCTAACGATAAGAAGCTTTTGCTTTTTGATAAAAATAATTCATCGTACGGTTTTCAGTTTAAAGATAAATCTGGGAAAACCTTTAATACTAAAGATTTAGTTTTCGCGCCGACTCAAAACGGAAATTCGGTAACGATGCAAGCGAATGTTAATGGTGCGGTGATTCAGTTTATTTATACCTTATTGGATAAATACACTGTTGATTTTAATGTAAAAACTCAAAATTTAGCACAATTAGTTTCTGACAACAAAGCAGAATTTGTTTGGGATTTAAGCGCCAGACAAATGGAAAAAGGTCGTTCGCAAGAACAGACTCATACCGAATTCAATTATACTTTTAATGATTATAAAAGTTTTGATTACGACGGAAGAACCACAATGGAAGAGCCAAAAGAAACACTGAATTGGTTAGCAATCAAACAGCAGTTTTTCTCAATGGTAATTGAGCCACAACACGGTTTCAAAAACTCTCACGGTTCGCAGGACACGATTAATGAAGGCGAATTTGTAAAAAAATTCAATTTTAATGGTCAGGTTGATTTGGCTGGCGGAGAGATGAATGAGGATTTCAAATGGTATTTCATGCCATTGGATTTACCTTTATTAAAATCTTATAATAAAAATTTCGATGAATTACTTCCGTTAGGTTGGTCATTTATCGGAACATTGAACAGATGGTTCTTTATCCCAATGTATAACTTAATTTCAAGTTGGGGACTTGCAGCAGGATGGGTTATTTTCTTAATGACGATTATCGTGAAGATCATTTTATCACCAGTAATGTTTAAACAACATAAACTGAGTGCGATGATGAAGGTAATTCGTCCCGAAATTGATGCAGTAAACGAAAAATACAAAGGCGCCGATGCGATGAAAAAACAGCAGGAAACAATGGCTGTTTATAAAAAAGCAGGGGTGAATCAGATGGCAGGCTGCCTGCCGGGATTAATTCAGGTTCCTATTTTCTATGCATTATTCCGATTCTTCCCGAATATGATCGATTTACGGGGTAAGAGTTTTTGGTTCGCTAAAGATTTAACAGCTTATGATGATGTTATTAAATTACCTTTTAGTGTTCCATTATTAGGAGACCATTTAAGTATTTTCGCTATTGCGTGTACGGTTGTGATTTTAATTTACACCGTAATGACTGCAGGAAATATTCAGCAACCAACTCAGGAAGGAATGCCGAATATGAAAGTGATTATGTACATCTTCCCGATTACCTTCTTGTTCTTCTTGAATACTTCTGCCTCAGGTTTATCTTGGTATTATTTTGTATCGAATGCGATTAATATTTTAATTATTTTGGTGATTAAATATTGGATTTTGGATGAGAAAAAGATCCATGCTCAGATTCAAATGAACAAACAGAAAGACCCTAAAAAAGAAGGGAAATTCCAGAAAAGAATGCGTGAAATGATGGAGAAAGCGCAAGAGCAACAAAAAGCACAACAGCAACAAGGAGGAAAGAAAAAATAG
- a CDS encoding ACP phosphodiesterase — MNYLAHSYLAFSDEQIVGQFLEDVIPNRDRFSYPEKMQEGITLHREVDTFTDSHPELSKAKKIFSPLVRLYAGAFVDVSMDYFLANSLSDEELKNHAEKVYRALRKYEELLPERLLRMVDGMEKDNWLYNYKEDFGIKYSMQNVLNKAKYLDKDLPVFEIFLNNKPELKKHFDVFFPELLAHAKKINAGF, encoded by the coding sequence ATGAACTACCTCGCCCATTCTTATCTCGCATTCTCCGACGAACAAATCGTTGGTCAGTTTTTGGAAGATGTCATTCCGAACAGAGATCGCTTTTCTTATCCCGAAAAAATGCAGGAGGGAATTACGCTGCATCGCGAAGTTGATACTTTTACCGATTCGCATCCGGAATTGAGCAAGGCTAAGAAAATTTTCAGTCCTTTGGTGAGATTATATGCCGGTGCTTTTGTAGATGTTTCTATGGATTACTTTCTGGCGAATTCTTTGTCCGATGAAGAGTTGAAAAATCATGCTGAAAAAGTATATCGAGCTTTAAGAAAGTATGAAGAACTTCTTCCAGAAAGACTTTTAAGAATGGTCGATGGAATGGAGAAAGATAACTGGCTTTACAATTATAAAGAAGATTTTGGAATTAAATATTCAATGCAAAATGTACTAAATAAAGCGAAATACTTAGATAAGGATTTACCGGTTTTTGAAATATTTCTGAATAATAAACCGGAACTAAAAAAGCATTTCGATGTTTTCTTTCCAGAACTTTTAGCACATGCAAAAAAAATAAATGCTGGTTTTTAA